From one Peredibacter starrii genomic stretch:
- a CDS encoding 1,4-dihydroxy-2-naphthoyl-CoA synthase has product MISPIFDPSAWTEITDFEFQDITFHKAKDTGAVRIAFNRPDLRNAFRPQTVDELLTALEWAHRKNDVGVILLTGNGPSSKDGGWAFCSGGDQNVRGKAGYEYKETNNSKMPVAHGRLHILEVQRMIRFMPKVVIAMVPGWAVGGGHSLHVTCDLTIASKEHAIFMQTDARVASFDGGFGSAYLARQVGQKRGREVFFLEHQYTAEEAFQMGAINKVVPHADLEKVGLEWARTICKKSPTAIKMLKFGFNLIDDGLVGQQVYAGEATRLAYGTEEAQEGRDSFLEKRQADFEKFPWVY; this is encoded by the coding sequence ATGATCTCTCCTATTTTTGATCCATCAGCGTGGACGGAAATCACTGACTTCGAATTTCAAGACATCACTTTCCATAAAGCGAAAGATACGGGTGCCGTTCGTATCGCATTCAACCGTCCGGATCTAAGAAACGCTTTCCGTCCTCAGACAGTAGATGAACTTCTAACTGCTCTTGAATGGGCACACCGTAAAAACGATGTGGGCGTGATTCTTCTTACTGGTAACGGACCATCGTCTAAAGACGGAGGCTGGGCCTTCTGTTCAGGGGGAGATCAAAACGTTCGCGGTAAAGCGGGTTACGAATATAAAGAAACAAACAATTCAAAAATGCCGGTGGCCCATGGTCGCCTTCACATTCTTGAAGTTCAGCGCATGATTCGTTTCATGCCGAAAGTTGTTATCGCCATGGTTCCTGGTTGGGCCGTGGGTGGTGGACATTCACTTCATGTAACTTGTGACCTTACGATTGCTTCAAAAGAGCATGCGATCTTCATGCAAACTGACGCTCGTGTCGCAAGCTTCGACGGCGGATTCGGTTCGGCCTATCTTGCTCGCCAAGTTGGTCAAAAACGTGGTCGTGAAGTGTTTTTCCTTGAGCACCAGTACACAGCTGAAGAAGCATTTCAAATGGGTGCGATCAATAAGGTTGTTCCTCACGCCGATCTTGAAAAAGTTGGTCTTGAGTGGGCACGCACGATTTGTAAAAAATCTCCGACTGCCATTAAGATGCTTAAGTTCGGATTTAACCTGATTGATGACGGTCTGGTGGGCCAGCAAGTGTATGCCGGTGAGGCAACACGTCTTGCTTACGGAACGGAAGAAGCTCAAGAAGGCAGAGATTCATTCCTTGAGAAGCGTCAGGCGGACTTCGAGAAATTTCCCTGGGTATACTAA
- a CDS encoding chorismate-binding protein: protein MSESPSALSQWLDRDFFETGAFLCSHDGKSITFAKGGSSLLVDRFFPTANPVFYLKDFYQESYLAYNPISVKEFSLDEIKAEFKYEKTDHSPISNDDDIYEKDFELLKSAFKFNLKKVVLVSRENYENFEGEKTIRNLIHKAFSFGVGTPYGYWNQHYGVIGSTPELLYQVKNDVLTTFALAGTAKIGLEEELLKSSKDRIEHNLVIQDIQEKLAGFTSDLKIDDTKIHPYKSIVHLKTDMVARANDDIDFTALTNTMSPTAALGGYPKTSSLQFLKNSNYGAKYPHRYFGSAFGLIKKDVKEFVVSIRNVQWEGKHLFIESGGGVVPDSVLLKEMDEIHLKRNTIRKHYL, encoded by the coding sequence ATGAGCGAGTCACCATCAGCATTATCACAATGGCTTGATCGTGATTTCTTTGAAACCGGTGCCTTCCTATGCTCGCATGATGGGAAGTCGATTACTTTTGCCAAAGGTGGATCAAGCCTTCTGGTGGATCGGTTTTTCCCTACTGCAAATCCAGTTTTCTATTTGAAAGATTTCTATCAGGAATCTTACCTCGCCTATAATCCCATCTCAGTGAAAGAGTTTTCACTCGATGAAATTAAGGCCGAATTCAAGTATGAGAAGACGGATCATAGTCCTATCTCAAACGACGATGATATTTACGAGAAGGACTTTGAACTTTTAAAAAGTGCTTTCAAATTTAATCTTAAAAAAGTGGTTTTAGTCTCCCGCGAGAATTATGAAAATTTCGAGGGCGAAAAGACCATTCGTAATCTTATTCACAAGGCCTTTAGCTTCGGCGTTGGCACGCCGTACGGTTACTGGAACCAGCACTATGGTGTGATTGGCAGTACGCCGGAACTTCTTTATCAAGTTAAGAACGATGTCCTTACGACTTTCGCTCTGGCAGGAACTGCTAAGATAGGTCTTGAAGAAGAACTCTTAAAGTCTTCGAAAGACCGAATTGAGCACAATCTTGTGATCCAGGACATCCAAGAAAAGCTCGCTGGCTTCACGTCAGATTTGAAGATCGATGATACGAAGATTCATCCTTATAAAAGTATCGTGCATTTAAAAACAGATATGGTGGCCCGTGCAAACGATGATATCGATTTCACCGCCCTTACAAATACTATGTCGCCTACTGCGGCCCTGGGTGGATATCCAAAGACCTCATCTCTTCAGTTTTTGAAGAACTCCAATTATGGGGCCAAATATCCGCATCGTTATTTTGGTTCGGCCTTTGGTCTTATTAAAAAAGATGTGAAGGAATTCGTGGTCTCTATCAGAAACGTTCAATGGGAAGGAAAACATCTCTTCATTGAAAGTGGCGGTGGAGTTGTGCCGGATTCAGTTCTCTTAAAAGAAATGGATGAGATTCATTTAAAACGAAACACCATCCGAAAGCATTACCTATGA
- a CDS encoding thiamine pyrophosphate-binding protein: MKMNLEKIFFCTGARNHDLLKIFDSSKVKFEYDERMASFKALGLTKVAKNPVGICTTSGTAVSQCVSAMLEAFYSENPLVLISGDRPKKLHGTGSPQTIDHEALTRSCRRSYVEIDVSELATFSLEGLEFPVHINVLVDDTAPHAMDLVNHESISGFSAFLENVKKPLFVFSHENKSMRPLIEKFSKLGLLFYAETLSGGRDLSNLKTEKKLLELFEAGFFDGVVRIGHTPLTKIWRLLEKKPLPVFHFDSRKLPGLSFGEVLPMDSEALLKNTEFWDALDKLSPFPIGDETVWTLEKLIEKYPESEVATFKKLQGLFQPNDQVYLGNSLVIRFFELTQTSPLQIYGNRGVNGIDGQLASAIGLAMGTTKPVYCILGDVTTFYDLSSLREMPENLHLIIMNNKGGRIFDMLKLDKRIVLEHDNDFENISRGLHLSYSRDMKDFGKVKVLELSPSRDQSENFLREWR; the protein is encoded by the coding sequence ATGAAAATGAACCTGGAGAAAATCTTTTTTTGTACTGGAGCTCGTAATCACGATCTCTTGAAAATCTTTGATTCATCAAAGGTAAAATTCGAATACGACGAAAGAATGGCAAGCTTCAAGGCCCTGGGACTCACAAAAGTGGCGAAGAACCCGGTTGGGATTTGTACCACTTCAGGGACCGCCGTTTCTCAATGTGTATCGGCCATGCTTGAGGCCTTCTACTCTGAGAACCCTCTGGTTCTTATCAGTGGAGACCGTCCTAAGAAACTTCACGGCACCGGCTCTCCCCAGACAATTGATCATGAGGCACTTACTCGTAGTTGCCGCAGAAGCTATGTGGAAATTGATGTTTCGGAACTTGCAACATTCTCATTAGAAGGTCTGGAGTTTCCGGTTCACATCAATGTACTGGTTGATGATACCGCTCCTCATGCCATGGACCTTGTGAACCATGAGAGCATCTCTGGTTTCTCAGCGTTTTTAGAAAACGTCAAAAAGCCCCTCTTTGTTTTCTCTCACGAGAATAAAAGTATGAGACCACTGATAGAGAAGTTCTCAAAACTAGGGCTCCTCTTTTACGCGGAAACCTTGAGTGGCGGACGTGATCTTTCAAATCTTAAAACTGAAAAGAAACTCCTCGAACTTTTTGAGGCCGGCTTCTTTGACGGCGTGGTTCGTATCGGACACACCCCCCTCACAAAAATCTGGCGGCTCTTAGAGAAAAAACCTCTTCCGGTTTTTCACTTTGATTCGCGCAAACTTCCTGGACTCTCTTTTGGAGAAGTCCTCCCAATGGATTCAGAAGCACTACTTAAAAATACAGAATTCTGGGATGCACTGGACAAGCTTTCTCCTTTTCCTATCGGAGACGAGACAGTTTGGACCTTAGAGAAACTTATAGAGAAGTATCCAGAGTCGGAAGTTGCGACCTTTAAAAAGCTTCAAGGACTCTTCCAACCGAACGATCAGGTTTATCTTGGAAATTCTTTGGTGATACGTTTTTTTGAACTCACTCAAACTTCCCCTCTTCAGATTTATGGTAACCGTGGGGTCAACGGCATTGATGGTCAGCTTGCTTCGGCAATCGGACTTGCGATGGGAACAACAAAACCCGTGTATTGTATTCTCGGAGATGTGACGACATTCTATGATCTATCGTCTCTTCGTGAAATGCCGGAGAACCTTCACCTTATTATCATGAATAACAAAGGTGGAAGAATCTTTGATATGCTGAAACTTGATAAGCGTATTGTGCTTGAACACGATAACGATTTTGAAAATATAAGTCGCGGTCTTCACCTGTCATACAGCAGAGACATGAAAGACTTTGGTAAAGTGAAGGTATTAGAACTTTCGCCTTCTCGTGATCAAAGCGAGAACTTCCTTCGGGAGTGGAGATGA
- a CDS encoding alpha/beta fold hydrolase, whose protein sequence is MIHVFHGFLGSPEDFKFLIQDNVILHDLYSSDFNPDIKPGDTLIGYSMGGRIAMELANKVNWNINKLVLMNSHPGLDFDDEKESRREWEDSVLKKLKTMTPEKFFDYWNELPIFEFDSPLSPISDERYLASQKLFDQFRLSKQPNFLPVLEDHKDQVLYLVGLFDNKYFTLAEEVIAPYGIQVTPIAGGHRLFQNPQEVKSILTNEGIL, encoded by the coding sequence ATGATTCACGTTTTCCACGGCTTTCTGGGTTCACCCGAAGATTTTAAATTTTTAATTCAAGATAACGTCATCCTTCATGACCTCTACTCTAGCGACTTTAATCCTGACATTAAACCTGGTGACACCCTGATTGGATACTCAATGGGTGGCAGAATCGCCATGGAACTTGCCAACAAGGTAAACTGGAACATTAATAAACTCGTTCTTATGAATTCTCATCCCGGTCTTGATTTCGATGATGAGAAAGAATCTCGTAGAGAATGGGAAGACTCCGTCCTTAAAAAATTGAAGACCATGACGCCTGAGAAGTTTTTCGACTATTGGAATGAACTTCCGATTTTTGAATTTGATTCCCCTTTAAGTCCAATCTCGGACGAGCGCTACCTCGCCTCTCAGAAATTGTTTGATCAGTTCCGACTCTCAAAACAGCCGAACTTTTTACCGGTCCTCGAAGATCACAAGGACCAGGTCCTGTATCTCGTCGGCCTATTTGATAATAAGTATTTCACTCTGGCCGAAGAAGTGATCGCCCCTTATGGCATTCAGGTAACCCCCATTGCCGGCGGTCATCGTTTGTTCCAGAATCCTCAAGAAGTTAAATCCATTCTTACGAATGAAGGCATCCTATGA
- the menA gene encoding 1,4-dihydroxy-2-naphthoate octaprenyltransferase — MKNFILASRPKTLLAGVLPPLVAYAYYMSTSQESSVVYMWLAVFGALFIQLATNFFNDVIDFEKGADKKRVGPTRVSAAGLVDIKTVKKWAITCVTLAALCGLPLIYRGGWPFLVLGLISLYLTYGYTGGKVSLAYRGLGELFVFLFFGLFSVMGSFYLFSLQLNWGSFILASVFGLLATTLIMINNLRDRETDAEVGKRTLATRFSAKTYQMFIIVTIFAPYLLLHYFRDLKVIYCVFLGLIPALKLTQITLTKKGADLNEGLKFSGIHLIVLSALLSFTFIYESFL; from the coding sequence ATGAAAAATTTTATCCTCGCTTCTCGCCCTAAAACTCTTCTGGCCGGGGTTCTTCCTCCGCTAGTTGCCTACGCTTATTACATGTCGACTTCACAGGAATCGTCTGTGGTCTATATGTGGCTTGCAGTTTTCGGTGCGCTTTTCATTCAACTTGCCACGAACTTCTTTAACGACGTGATTGATTTTGAAAAAGGTGCAGATAAAAAACGCGTAGGACCAACTCGTGTTTCGGCAGCGGGATTAGTTGATATTAAAACGGTAAAAAAATGGGCCATCACTTGTGTGACTTTGGCAGCACTCTGTGGACTTCCACTAATCTACCGCGGTGGATGGCCGTTTTTGGTTCTGGGTCTTATTTCACTTTATCTGACTTATGGTTATACCGGTGGCAAGGTCTCTCTTGCTTATAGAGGCCTGGGCGAACTTTTCGTATTTTTATTCTTTGGTCTCTTCTCAGTGATGGGATCGTTTTACCTATTTTCTCTTCAACTAAATTGGGGTTCGTTTATCCTGGCCTCAGTCTTCGGTTTACTCGCAACGACTTTGATCATGATCAATAATCTTCGTGACCGTGAAACAGATGCGGAAGTTGGCAAGAGAACTCTTGCTACCAGATTCTCCGCCAAGACTTATCAGATGTTCATTATCGTGACCATTTTCGCACCTTATTTACTCCTCCATTACTTCCGAGATTTAAAGGTCATCTATTGTGTTTTCTTGGGCCTCATTCCCGCTCTGAAATTGACTCAAATTACCCTTACGAAAAAAGGGGCGGACCTTAACGAAGGCCTAAAATTTTCAGGCATACATCTCATTGTGCTTTCTGCGCTCTTGAGTTTTACTTTTATCTATGAAAGTTTTTTATAG
- a CDS encoding enolase-like domain-containing protein: MKVFYSPYSLTPLKKMNRLSSMERKSGIYLKAQLGDKVLFADYFPHLPLGDRGSDQFLEEFKFQKDEYDRKVFDLLLRDHLFQKITPKRFFNHQLWSGFEEITGNVVKYKIHHSQDRNFLTALERGIRVRLDANALFDRKSFMEFMSDIPEQYYPLINYIEDPLLAKDWSDLIIPTARDFIKGEPFDYQIYKPNREFKPLDDCICIYSSYMGGDLGRWHAHCELMDNGNFAYIHGIISDGYFEEQIPFHKGGYKEGFIADMDATNKIYKKVNDMDWKLLCSM, encoded by the coding sequence ATGAAAGTTTTTTATAGCCCATATTCGCTGACTCCCCTTAAAAAGATGAACCGCCTGAGCTCTATGGAGAGAAAGAGCGGAATATATCTTAAGGCCCAGTTAGGCGATAAAGTGCTATTCGCGGATTACTTTCCTCACCTTCCTTTAGGCGACAGAGGCAGTGATCAATTTCTGGAGGAATTTAAGTTTCAAAAAGATGAATACGACCGCAAGGTTTTTGATCTCCTTCTGCGTGATCATCTTTTTCAAAAGATCACACCTAAGAGGTTCTTCAATCACCAGCTTTGGTCTGGCTTTGAAGAGATCACAGGCAATGTGGTGAAATATAAAATTCATCATTCCCAGGACAGAAACTTCCTTACCGCCCTTGAACGAGGCATTCGTGTACGCCTGGATGCCAATGCACTCTTTGATCGTAAAAGCTTTATGGAGTTCATGAGCGATATTCCAGAGCAGTACTATCCGTTGATTAACTATATTGAAGATCCACTTCTCGCAAAAGATTGGAGTGATTTAATTATTCCTACTGCCCGCGATTTCATTAAGGGCGAACCTTTTGATTACCAGATCTACAAACCCAATCGCGAGTTTAAACCTTTAGATGATTGCATCTGTATTTATAGTTCTTATATGGGTGGTGATTTGGGCCGTTGGCACGCTCATTGCGAGCTCATGGATAATGGTAACTTTGCTTACATTCACGGAATTATTTCTGATGGATATTTTGAAGAGCAAATCCCTTTCCACAAGGGCGGCTATAAAGAAGGCTTCATCGCAGATATGGATGCGACTAATAAGATCTACAAAAAAGTGAACGACATGGACTGGAAGCTTCTATGTTCAATGTAA
- a CDS encoding AMP-binding protein, with the protein MFNVNFEGPETEVICHSQYDSVVPKILEGLKPLNLKNHFVLFSSGTTGGDLKGYAISKEALFNNARAVNEFFGLTQTDVSGLSLPVYHIGGLSVLARAHLLNYRVVDARNWEPNSWLKKTKDVTITTIVPTQLFDLVKMKAKPSPALRYLIVGGDLLSKGLKDEAMKLGWPVIRTFGMSEVCSQLASAKNPQSDELQILPIHHAKTDVDGRLLVKSSALFTLQFTLGSELKIQMAKDLCDTDGFYKTSDKAEVLNGTIKHLGRLGDEFKISGHLVNLLQLKNTLGTYLLERDLYGQMEFQIEEDERKGKKLVLLSLPEKNSPYILNEIAKLIHPVKIDEIRILQSFDRTSLGKLKKTQA; encoded by the coding sequence ATGTTCAATGTAAATTTTGAAGGGCCTGAAACAGAAGTCATCTGTCACTCTCAATATGACTCAGTTGTTCCAAAAATACTCGAAGGTCTTAAACCTTTAAATCTCAAAAATCACTTTGTGCTTTTCTCATCGGGTACCACCGGTGGTGACCTCAAAGGGTATGCGATCTCCAAAGAGGCCCTCTTTAATAATGCCCGGGCCGTGAACGAATTTTTCGGACTGACTCAAACTGATGTTTCGGGACTCTCGCTTCCGGTTTATCACATCGGTGGCCTTTCCGTTCTCGCTCGTGCTCACCTCTTAAACTACCGCGTAGTTGATGCCAGAAATTGGGAGCCAAATTCATGGCTTAAAAAAACGAAGGACGTAACGATTACGACGATTGTTCCGACCCAGCTTTTCGATCTCGTAAAGATGAAAGCAAAACCAAGTCCCGCTTTAAGGTACCTCATCGTCGGAGGAGATCTTTTAAGTAAAGGGCTAAAAGATGAGGCGATGAAACTTGGCTGGCCCGTGATTCGGACCTTCGGCATGAGTGAAGTCTGTTCACAACTCGCCTCTGCGAAAAATCCTCAGTCGGATGAGCTTCAGATCCTTCCCATTCATCATGCTAAGACTGATGTCGATGGAAGACTTCTGGTAAAGAGTTCTGCTCTTTTCACTCTCCAGTTCACTCTTGGAAGTGAGCTTAAAATTCAAATGGCAAAAGATCTTTGCGATACTGATGGATTTTATAAAACATCGGACAAAGCTGAAGTTTTAAACGGCACCATTAAACACCTGGGACGCCTTGGAGATGAATTTAAAATCTCGGGCCACCTGGTAAATCTTCTGCAACTTAAAAACACTCTTGGAACCTACCTTCTTGAGCGCGACCTGTACGGACAAATGGAATTTCAAATTGAAGAAGACGAAAGAAAGGGAAAAAAACTCGTGCTCCTCTCTCTCCCCGAGAAAAATTCGCCATATATCCTAAATGAAATCGCAAAACTTATTCATCCAGTTAAGATAGATGAGATAAGAATTCTTCAGAGTTTCGACCGCACTTCCCTCGGAAAATTAAAGAAAACCCAAGCGTAA
- a CDS encoding response regulator, with protein sequence MNQCKRILIVDDDPNIREALKEYLEFEGYEVRVAGNGQEALALLKINEKPCLILLDLMMPVMNGWEFARAAALDAGISQIPIVVTSAFIDKVEDIKARGLLSKPLDMEQLMGLANECCPAI encoded by the coding sequence ATGAACCAATGTAAACGAATCCTCATTGTTGATGACGATCCTAATATTCGAGAGGCCCTCAAAGAGTATCTTGAATTTGAAGGCTACGAAGTTAGAGTTGCCGGCAATGGTCAAGAAGCATTGGCCCTCTTAAAGATTAACGAAAAACCTTGTCTAATTTTGCTCGATCTCATGATGCCCGTAATGAATGGTTGGGAATTTGCGAGGGCCGCGGCCTTGGATGCCGGCATTTCTCAGATTCCAATAGTTGTAACATCTGCTTTCATCGATAAGGTGGAAGACATCAAGGCCCGAGGACTTTTGAGTAAGCCGTTAGATATGGAACAACTAATGGGGCTCGCAAATGAATGTTGTCCAGCAATCTGA
- a CDS encoding sensor histidine kinase, with translation MNVVQQSEVSHRLIQVIHELSLARDLQSIVDIIRHAARELTGADGATFVLRDGDKCYYVDEDAITPLWKGLRFPLKACVSGWAMLNKQNVIIPDIYNDPRVPVDAYKPTFVKSMVMIPIRKESPIGAIGNYWAKPHEATSEEIKILESLADTTAISLQNIQLLSDLTHQLNLRDEFISISAHELRTPLTPLNLQLGLLSKHLKGQSPKVDLMLDKARTQLNDFSKLIDNLLDVSRIHLGQFSHQKVRTELCKIVQDNVNLLRLSSKGEITMNCAMNIWGEWDEERIGQVVRNLILNAIKFGEGKLIEVEVRTEQAMAVFSVKDHGMGISRADQARIFRRFERAHDYKNFGGMGLGLYVVSKILEDHGGDISVESELNEGSTFTVRLPITH, from the coding sequence ATGAATGTTGTCCAGCAATCTGAAGTATCACATCGACTGATCCAGGTGATTCACGAATTATCGCTCGCAAGAGATCTGCAATCCATTGTGGACATCATCCGTCATGCCGCACGTGAACTGACTGGTGCCGATGGTGCGACCTTTGTACTTCGTGACGGTGACAAATGTTATTACGTGGACGAGGACGCCATCACTCCTCTCTGGAAAGGACTTAGATTCCCTTTGAAGGCCTGTGTGAGCGGCTGGGCCATGCTTAACAAACAAAATGTGATCATCCCGGACATATACAATGATCCGCGAGTTCCTGTAGACGCCTATAAACCTACTTTCGTTAAAAGTATGGTGATGATCCCGATTAGAAAAGAGAGCCCCATTGGTGCTATTGGTAATTACTGGGCCAAGCCTCATGAAGCAACGAGTGAAGAAATTAAAATTCTCGAATCTCTCGCCGATACAACGGCGATCTCTCTTCAAAATATTCAGCTCCTAAGTGACTTAACTCACCAGTTAAATCTTCGCGATGAATTTATCTCTATTTCGGCCCATGAGCTTAGAACTCCCCTGACTCCACTTAACTTACAGCTTGGTCTTCTTTCTAAACATCTTAAAGGTCAATCACCGAAAGTTGATTTGATGCTCGATAAAGCAAGGACTCAGTTGAATGACTTCTCAAAACTCATCGATAACCTTTTAGATGTTTCTCGTATTCACTTAGGTCAGTTCTCCCATCAAAAAGTTCGAACGGAGCTATGTAAGATCGTTCAAGACAATGTGAATCTTCTTCGCTTGAGTTCGAAAGGCGAGATCACAATGAATTGTGCGATGAACATCTGGGGCGAATGGGATGAAGAACGCATTGGCCAGGTGGTGAGAAATCTTATTTTGAATGCGATTAAGTTTGGTGAAGGAAAACTCATCGAAGTTGAAGTTCGAACGGAACAGGCCATGGCAGTGTTCTCAGTAAAAGATCACGGAATGGGAATTTCACGAGCTGATCAAGCGCGAATCTTCCGTCGTTTTGAACGTGCCCATGATTACAAAAACTTTGGTGGAATGGGACTAGGTCTCTATGTCGTCAGTAAAATTCTGGAAGATCACGGTGGGGATATTTCTGTTGAGAGCGAACTGAATGAGGGATCAACCTTTACTGTTCGACTTCCGATTACTCATTAG
- the trmD gene encoding tRNA (guanosine(37)-N1)-methyltransferase TrmD, whose protein sequence is MIRKIWILTLFPEYFKPLLECGISGQAFRGERSDGNFKFEVKFVNIRDYSTTKYKSVDDSPFGGGPGMVMRADILRDALVKGVQEAGNYSSLEDLHVIYTSPRGKVWNNKVARDFGTEILAHPSKDVVFICGRYEGVDERFLEKYVNDYYSLGDFVLTGGELAVMTMLDSAVRFVPGILGNKLSSEYDSFEDGLIEYPQYTKPREFEGMEVPQILLDGHHKKIGEWQLEKKKEMTEKWRPDLMSNRKSNSKG, encoded by the coding sequence GTGATCAGAAAAATCTGGATTCTCACGCTATTCCCTGAATATTTTAAGCCGCTCCTGGAGTGCGGAATTTCAGGTCAGGCATTCAGAGGTGAGCGTTCAGACGGGAACTTTAAATTCGAAGTTAAGTTCGTTAATATTCGCGATTACTCCACCACCAAGTATAAAAGTGTCGACGATTCACCGTTTGGTGGAGGTCCCGGCATGGTCATGCGTGCGGACATCTTGAGAGATGCACTTGTTAAAGGTGTTCAGGAAGCGGGGAACTATTCTTCTCTCGAAGATTTACATGTCATCTACACTTCTCCACGTGGAAAAGTTTGGAACAATAAAGTAGCTCGCGATTTCGGAACGGAGATTCTTGCTCATCCATCAAAGGACGTAGTTTTCATCTGCGGCCGCTATGAAGGTGTAGATGAGCGCTTTCTGGAAAAGTATGTGAATGATTACTATTCACTCGGAGACTTTGTTCTCACCGGAGGAGAGTTAGCGGTCATGACCATGCTTGATTCGGCCGTGCGATTTGTTCCGGGCATTCTCGGAAATAAGCTTTCATCAGAATACGATTCTTTCGAAGACGGTTTAATTGAATATCCTCAATACACCAAGCCTCGTGAGTTTGAAGGAATGGAAGTTCCGCAAATTCTTCTTGATGGTCACCACAAGAAAATCGGTGAGTGGCAACTTGAGAAGAAAAAAGAAATGACGGAAAAATGGCGCCCGGATCTAATGAGTAATCGGAAGTCGAACAGTAAAGGTTGA